A window of Ktedonobacterales bacterium genomic DNA:
ACCACTTTTACCCAGAGGTGGTAGACCCCGCCACAGGTGAGCCATTACCAGATGGCAAGGAAGGCGTACTCGTTTTCACCAATCTGACCAAAGAGGCGATGCCCCTTCTGCGCTACTGGACCGGCGACATCACCTATCTAACGCACGACCCTTGCATCTGTGGCAGAACCCATGTCAGGATGGCGCCAGTTCGAGGCCGCTCCGATGATATGCTCATCATTCGCGGCGTGAACCTCTATCCTACTCAGGTGGAAGCAGTTCTCCAGAACATCCCCGGCATTGCGCCCCACTATCAGGTGGTCGTGCAGCGCGAGGGAACGCTCGATGACGTTGAGGTCAAGGTGGAGGTAAGTGAAGCTCTCTTCCGCGAGATTGCCCAGGAAACCTTATCCGAAGCCATTATAGAAGCCGACCATCGTTTGCAAAGCCTGCGCGGCGGCATTCAGCAAAAAATCAAGGGCAGCATCGGCTTGAACATGAAGATCACCTTGATGGCCCCCGGCTCCGTCGCCAGAAGCGAGGGCGGGAAGCTCCGGCGGATCGTCGATCTCAGAAAGCTATAAGCGCCAACCCTCAAGTATCAATAGGAGAAGACAACTGATGGCTACTTTAGAGCTTGAAACCATGCGCTGCGAGGTGGATGGCCCCCTGGCGCGGCTGCGCCTCAACCGTCCAGAGGCGCTCAACGCAGCTAACTGGGCGTGGGTGAACGATCTGGTCACGGCCACCGACTATCTGGCGCACAGCCCGGAGGCGCATGTCGTCATTGTCAGCGGCGAAGGCCGGGCGTTTTGCAGCGGCCTGGATGTCAAGGAACTGGCGCAAGGCCATCTATCACTAGAATGGTTCGCTACCTGGGAGCGCGGAGTGGTCGCGCTGGCCGATCTCAACGCGATCACCATCGCCGCCATTCAGGGTTACTGCCTGGGCGGCGGCCTGCAAGTTGCGCTCGCCTGCGACTTGCGTATCGCCAGCACAGATGCAGTGCTGAGCATCCCCGCCGTCAAAGAGGGGGTCATTGCGGCGTTGGGACCGATGCGTCTTGCCAGGCTCATTGGGGCCGGACCGGCCAAGCAGCTTTGTCTCTTAGGCAGGCGCTTCAACGCTGAGGAGGGACAGGCGCTCGGCCTGATCACCGAAGTGGTAGCGCCTGCCGCTCTGGAGGAGCGGTCGCTGACTCTTGCCGAAGAACTGCTTGCCATCCCCTTTACCGCGCTGATACACACCAGGCGCCAGATTGACCGGGCCTTCACTCAGGACACCGAGGCGCTCATGAGCGAGTTTCTGGCCGCGCAGGAAGATTGCCTGCGCTCGCCTGAGCATGCCGCCGTCATGGCAGCCTATCGTGAGGCGCAGCTTCAGCGCAGCCAAAGAAAACAGCAGCAAGCCTCAGACTAGCTTACAACCTTTCCCCAGTTGGGGCGAGTCGCTTTGTGATGCGCGCCTGTCCTTGCTGGGCTGCGAACTGGCCTCGGAGTCTACTGCCCAGCCGCATACCCGGCTTCTCGATCAGCGTGTAAAGCGCAAACGAGCAGGGGATTACCACTACTGCTGCCCATACCCAGTAGAGGCTGTAGGCTAGTGGATGGGGCAGATTGCTCAAGCTGGGGCCGACGTGGTGCAGGAAGGTGAAGAGCAGCGGTAGGTGCCAGATATACAGACTATAGGAAATCAGCCCTATCCAGCGAAGCGGCCCCCACTCGAAAGGCTTTCTAAGCCAGGTCGGACCAAATAGAATGGTCAGGATGCAAAAACCGAACCCCAGCGAGAAACCGAGTTCATGTAACCAGCCAGGAAGCTGGAAAAGGGCGGGCAGAATCGGCCAGGTATAGTGGAAGTCCAGGCTATAATGCTGCATCGCCATAAACAAGAGCAGCAGTAGACCAGCACCCCAGAACCAGGGACTAACCCGACGCGCGTGCAGGCACAATTTCACCCTGACCGTAGGGGTATACAAAAAGGTATAGGCGAGGCCAGCCAACATGCCAACGGCAAAATCCTCCAGATACTTCCCGCTGAAGCCATAGGTGAAGAACAACACGACGTTGAGGACGCTGCGCGGGACCAGGAAGGTTGCCGCCGGATGCGCCATAAAATAGCTGCCCAAAGCGCGCGTGAGCAATCCCCAGCCGATCATCCCCAGCAAACACCCCACAACCACCCACCAACGTCTTTCAGACCGTATCCGCCGCGCCACAAAGCGAATCCCTAGAACAATCAGCGGCAAAAGGAGATAGAACTGCCATTCAATAGCCAGCGTCCAGTATGGGCCATTAAGTTGCTGAAAGGTTGCCTTGGTGGAATCCATCAAGAACAAGGGAAAGAGTATTAATTCCTTCCAGCGTTGCGGCTCAAGATATTCAGGCTTTGCCAGCAGCACCAGCAAGAACAAAGAAAAATAATAACCTGGGATAATGCGCAGCGCCCGGCGCATATAAAACAGGCGCGTACTCGGCCAGGACTGATCAGAAGCAAGTGCCTTCGCATAGGGCAAAAAGAGCAGAAAGCCGGATAACACAAAGAAGAGCGTGACTCCAGCGCCCCCCGCGAGAAGGACTGAATTGATCAGGGGGTTGTTAGTTGACCAGAGGCGCATGTCGTGGGTCATCAAGCTGATATGATAGCCGATGACCGTCAGGCAGGCCAGAGCGCGCACCCCATCGAGTGAGGCAATAGCGCCTTTTGGCTTGTTCTCTTCAAGTTGCCCCGCCAGCCAGGAACCTATCCCATGTGCGTTGCGCTGGTTGAGGCTTGTCGTGGACTTGCTGGTACTGTCTGTCCTGCTAAGATGA
This region includes:
- a CDS encoding enoyl-CoA hydratase/isomerase family protein codes for the protein MATLELETMRCEVDGPLARLRLNRPEALNAANWAWVNDLVTATDYLAHSPEAHVVIVSGEGRAFCSGLDVKELAQGHLSLEWFATWERGVVALADLNAITIAAIQGYCLGGGLQVALACDLRIASTDAVLSIPAVKEGVIAALGPMRLARLIGAGPAKQLCLLGRRFNAEEGQALGLITEVVAPAALEERSLTLAEELLAIPFTALIHTRRQIDRAFTQDTEALMSEFLAAQEDCLRSPEHAAVMAAYREAQLQRSQRKQQQASD
- a CDS encoding acyltransferase, giving the protein MDHLAASNLTEAGASRAPIVETPHLSRTDSTSKSTTSLNQRNAHGIGSWLAGQLEENKPKGAIASLDGVRALACLTVIGYHISLMTHDMRLWSTNNPLINSVLLAGGAGVTLFFVLSGFLLFLPYAKALASDQSWPSTRLFYMRRALRIIPGYYFSLFLLVLLAKPEYLEPQRWKELILFPLFLMDSTKATFQQLNGPYWTLAIEWQFYLLLPLIVLGIRFVARRIRSERRWWVVVGCLLGMIGWGLLTRALGSYFMAHPAATFLVPRSVLNVVLFFTYGFSGKYLEDFAVGMLAGLAYTFLYTPTVRVKLCLHARRVSPWFWGAGLLLLLFMAMQHYSLDFHYTWPILPALFQLPGWLHELGFSLGFGFCILTILFGPTWLRKPFEWGPLRWIGLISYSLYIWHLPLLFTFLHHVGPSLSNLPHPLAYSLYWVWAAVVVIPCSFALYTLIEKPGMRLGSRLRGQFAAQQGQARITKRLAPTGERL